Part of the Procambarus clarkii isolate CNS0578487 chromosome 20, FALCON_Pclarkii_2.0, whole genome shotgun sequence genome, GGTAGGAAGGTTGTAGGTCAAGTGCTATCTAGCAAATGTATATGCTTGTGGGATACTCTTAAGATACAAGTGACTGACAAATATCACTTTTAACACTTTGGTTATGTTATTCTAGGTTAAGAATTGTGGAGATCACCACCTATGTGTGTTACCAAATTAGGCTGGAGTTTCAAAGGTCGACTCGACACCATACAGTCCCAGGATTGCTTCCTTGGCCAAGAAGAACTTTGCTTTTTTCACATTAGGGTCCTGAAAAAAATTATTCAAATTTAATAATCGTAATATAATTACTGTTCTTACACTTTGTATAGCATGAATAAATAACcctacaaacacttccatcaTATACAGAATGCACAATTTCTTTGTCTAATGTCTCCCAAGTGTACTACACTAGCTTTATATTTTCAGCCTTTCTTTAACAACGTTGCCATACAACTTATTCAAATGAGCCCTACTCCATTTTTATGTCTACCCATGCCAACTCGCAGTACTTAAGCATATTTCTTTAACCTTTAAAATGCACATATCATTACAAGATTGACTCAAGTGTGCACATCTTCCTAAGACATGTTTAGGTACGGTGCAACATATGAAACTactgcaggaaggggggggggggtacatacGATGTGATGATGTAAATGAGAATTTACTGCTTCACCACACCTAAAATAATTACAGGATTTTCATGCCCATACCACCCTCTTGGGTGGCCTAATCTAAATCAATCTAAACCTAAATAAACTAAGGCTTATTTCGATTACCTAAAATATGCGATATGAGTAACTGGACATTTCCTATATATTGTTCTTGTGTGCAGAGATAATTTTGCCTTCAGAATCTAACACCTGGACTTGCTAAATGTTGCTATCTGTTGGTGGCAGAATCAAATGTCTCCCAAATTGGTAGCATCCTAAATTGGCAAGAATGCCTCCCTAAAATCCACCCATACACAAACCTACAAATATTTTTACGTGAGTATGGTGTATGTTATTTTATTTACACAATAACATAGCATACaagatatatatgtcatacctaatggccagaatgcactactcggcctagtatgcaaggcccaatttacctaatagacagtgatttttgttatttaaaaaaattccAATTGGTTTgagttaatattattttattatattaagaacatgaataaCTTAcgtacttagttatgttagtgtaagttaggttaggtttggtcatatttcgaCGTTAGCTTTAAATTAACACAACACTTTCGCTCGGCGACGACTAACTTAAAAAACCTTTtaacttaaaaaaaattaaataatatatttagatTTACTAGGAAAAAAATCCTAGTAAATCATAAGATTCACTAGGATTTTTTATTTAATGCATATTCTTTATGTTGTTGTTCATCATTAGGAGTCTCTATtggttatatttatataatatgcaTTGAGTGCACATATGGCTTGGAATTAACTTACAAAATGCCTGACATCGCATTGTGTTTCTTGGGTCACCCAAGGTAAATACGTCTCGTGCTACAAGCCCTTATAGAAACTTTAAAGATTTAAGTTTTGCTGTTAAACCCTTATAATTACCAAGATTTGACATTTCTCTGgctattattatctaatcatactTTATACAAAAAAATCATTAATTAGAAGGATTTGGGAGCACAGCTGACAAAAGTAGGTATTTTTCTTGAGACAAAACCCAAATATAGTTTATCCCACCACACAGAATTAGGAGTCAACTATATCTAAATCAGTAgtttaaaaatatttttattaaccTCACCTTCTCCAGTAAACTCCTTTCCATCAATTTCAGCCGAGACAGTAAAGAAAGGCTTGCTCTCGCGCATCGTCTGAGAAACAGAGTACTGCACTGCAGGTTTCATCTGATGCAGGACCATGACAGGATGCATTCCGGCAGCATTTTCAGGGACTTGCTTGGCTGGATTTGGCACTTTCACAGGTTCTGTCGACTGGAAAGACAAATTTGTGTCCGgctgaaaaaaaagagaaaaatctagaTCTTAAACAAATTAAAACATTCTCTCCAAATCTGGATGAGGAACATCTCAAATCCTAAAAACCTGGAGGTATATTATGCCACTGTCTAAAAACAATGGCTAACATTAATTTATTCAAATAATACATTTCAAAGAGGAGCATGTCTTACTTTTGCATCAGTTGCAGGAGTGTTTGGTGCACGGCCTCCTAGATGAGCACATATTGCTTCAGCAAATGCAGCAGCTTGTGGAGACTCCTCCTTCACGGCACTTCCTCCCACAGGCTGATTTAGGAATGCTTGAAATCCTGCAAGGTAAGAAGCAACTAGATCCTACAAAAATGGAGCAATTGGGCACATCATAAGGCTTTACTaataaagtacagtactgtaatgtgaATAACAGAAGTCACAATCAAACAAGATCTAATCCACTGAAGTGCATATGTGATGAAAAGATTAAAATTCTGAATGCTTAAGTGTTATTGCAACTTGTAACAATTCATATCTAAATTGTGAGATGCTTTCTTGCATTGCAAGTATAACATTTTCACAGATTATATAATCAAGAGTGGTAAAATAAAAATACGATCAAAACTGTATTATCAGTTTTGTATTCTGTATTATCAGCCCCATTTAGTTGCTACCAAAGGCAAGATCCTACTGACCCCCTTGTTAGGATCTTGTGCTGTTATGTCAGGTCAACAGCCTGTACCTGCACAGTGAAGACCTTTTTACATTGTCCTTGCCAGATCATATTGGTGTTGTGAAAAGATTAAGAGACTACTCAATTCAGCTAGAAATTGCACATATAAAATTCCTAAGTTTCCTAAAACTACTTGGCATCTGTCAAGCACAGTCCACCAAATAACCACCAAATAACAAAGTTCACAATCCCCAACTgtcaccaggtggaagaactgacaCCACAACAAATCATCTACACCAACCAATAACTACTTCAGAGCACAATGAGGACTGTCTCCAAGGTACAACAAACACAAGCTATGGTCAACCCCCTTCCCCAGAGGGACACAACCTTCAAAAGTAATAAGTAGCCTAagaacaatgtacacacacacacacacacacacacacacacacacacacacctgatttTACAAACAAACCAGGAACTCCAGGAGGGAATACAGGAACTAAGCATATTACTAAAACAATAAATAACAAAGTTCATGGTGATATAGGATGCAGTATTTGGAAGGGGCTATGAAGAGATTTGGAGTGAAAAATAACGAAGGGAGAGCGGTGCTTACTTTTTTGTGTCTATAGGGAGGGTGAACAAGATTTAGAGCCCCATTTAAAAGCTACTGTACCTGGAAAATTTATATCTCCCAACTTTCTAGCACATTactgtatttgtttatttttaaacTGTGAATGGTGGTGGCTTCCATCATCACCGATTCAAGCTCATGCCACATATTTAACACTCACTAGATATAAATATTACATTATATTTCCCCTTTCTGTTTTCCTCATCTCGAAAAAGACGGTCTAGACCATGGGTTCTCAAACCCCAAATATTCAGCCAAGAAATTAGCAGGAACTTGTTAATGCAGAAGGATTCTTGTATTACAAAATTGTATTTGCTTGCCTGATTCATTTACTCAAATCCTATCTACTCTAATCCTATCTCAATGCATGAACACCATAACAAGTGGGATCTCATGACTGCAAGATGCCAGCACTGTGGTCTACACTCATCCGAGTAAATTAATAAACAACCTCCAATACAAATACAGTATAGTATTTCACTCGATTAACATTCACCAAATAAAAACCTATTTGATAATTGTcgaccaaaccacactagaaagtgaagggacaatgaagtttcagtccgtcctggaccattcttaagtcgattgtcatggtccaggacggaccaaaacatcgtcgtcctttcactttctagagtggtttggtcaacatatttctgccacgttattgtgactcctcgtctggccATTTGATTATTATTTCAAATTATAACCTGTATATTTCAGTGGGTCACCTAATATGACCCATTTTGTAGATTATCCATAAACTGTTTTGATTTCTTCTGTTCCTGCAGCTAGGTTTTTTGGCCAAGCATCAATGATAACTGccttgtatgtatgtaaataCACCAAGTATAATAAAAAAATCCATTTTGTAATGGCAGTTACTATAAACAACAGGAAATTTGCAGTTTAACAAATGCTGGTTGTCCAGCATTATTAATAATACAATAATCATAAATTATTCTTGTTCAGAATACTATTTTCCACCACATGTCTCAAGGGACAGCAGGTGGTGGCATGCAGCTGACTTACTTCACCAGTAACTTCTCTTGCCTCCCTCCTTTCAGTACTTATATACACCACAATCAATCCGATTATACATTGTACATAAAGGAAAATAATAAATTTACAGTTTTGTAATGCCAAAAGTTATAAATAACAGCAAGTTGTATGTAACAAACAAGAGCTCAATTTTGGTAGACGCGAGTGTGTGGTGTTCACTTAACCTTTCAAGAATGAAAATGGCTGACCGTTGCCTCAATCCTTATATGCCTTCTAGCTGATCTCGTCCTCTTCATGTAAATATTTTTGAGGTACGTTAGCCATTTTActgctgcattttttttttttttaccgctataggacaaatatgaccgatACACATTTGTTTATGAAATTTATTGATGGGTGCATCAATAAATATTGCATTTCTCGCATCTATCACTTTACTTGGGACAAGATAGGCTTATTTGGTTATTCTGCAAAAggttttttacttttaaattatgagTACAATATGCTAGTTTGAACAACAAACCACTAGTTGCATTTCCCATAAATCCTGATGCTGATAGGATACATGAGAAACATATAGAGATCATATTCCTTCTGGCTAACTTCCAAACATGGGTAGGCAATTTAAAATACTCTTCAAATAAATCAAGTGGCTGTATGCAGATAAAATACTACATAAAAGTTAGATATTACTGAACAATAAAAACTATGATTCAAAGATGCAAAGAAAATGTCTCAataggactggttccaaatctgcacacacagATAACACATGAAATCAGAAGGCTCGGCAGGATGCACAAAATAGCCCCATTAAAAAGCAGAAGTGCAGTAAGTATGCTAAGATAAACCTCAATCAACATCAAagacccaagacttttcaacactccctGTACACGAGGCCGATCTTTCAGCATTCAAGAGAGACCATGATAAACACcaagggatacctgatcaaccaggctcttgACTCATATGTTAGACTATGCAGATAAAAGAGCTGCAttgaacagcctgattgaccagccaggagacctggtcagagaccaaATCACAGTCGATGTTGATCCTCGAACTCCTCAACAGATACTGTATATAACAGGTATGCTGCAATGATTCAAATGTACTAACTTAAAAGTTCTTACCAGGTGGAACTGCAGTGCCGTAAGGCTGGGCAGGGGGAGGGCACATGCCAACTCTACCCTCACGCCAATCGTTGAACAGTTTATATATGGCAAATGATGCAAGCGTAGCCCAAGGGGTCTTATCTTCCTCTTGATTTTCTGTAGAATTTGCAGTGACGGGTGGTTTCACAAAGCTTATTAGTGCCGCTTCTGCTGCCGCTTGCTTTGCCAGTTGTTTAGATGACCCAAAGCCTCTATATTTTTGTGTTTCAGTCTACAAATGAAGGAGAGACATATTTATAGCCTATGATTTTTAAAAAGCCTGTTTTTAAATGCAAATTTAAAACATATACAGTACATAAAAACTTCTTAATCCTAACATACATTAATTTTACTtaatataaatatactgtatatctcAATTATTTATGAAATACCACATTTATAAAATATACATTTTACTACCAATCTACATCATTTTACCTCCAAAGTACAATAAACATTAGGCCAAGAAAAATAAATGTTTCTGGTTTAGCTGATAAAACTTAAATTTTATGTAAGTTCTCCCCCACAAGTCAACAAAAAAATAAACATGGTACAGCATACTCCTACTTTTCCTAGTACTAACAATGTATATAGTGTAGTGTGAGTAAGGTAAGGTATTGTTAAAATTTCCAATCTAGGTTCAACACTAAAaacagatgttgaccagaccacacactagaaagtgaagggacgacgatgtttcggtccgtcctggaactttctcaaatcgattgtttcGAGCCCGTTCaatttgtcacaatcgacttgagaatgttccaggacggaccgaaacgtcgtcgtcccttcactttctagtttgtggtctggtcaacatacttcagccacgttattgtgactcatcgcctgcactaatACTAGATGGTTTATTTATTCAGAGTATAAAAACACGAATAATCTGCAATATGATcagatttcttttgtttttatcttGTACTGTATATTTACGCATCGTGTTGTCGAGATTATCGAGTTGTGTCTATGGCAAGCAGGAACCACCCCGTAGTGCCCTGTTTTATAGCAATTTTAACTATTTATTTCTCCCGACTTTTCAAGTACTGTATTGTACTTCATGCTTGCTTTGAAAATTGTCAATGATGGCTGCTACCACAACCTCTGGTTCAAGCCAATTCCACTCGTTACTACTGCTTACAAATCTCTCTATGCCCGCTTTGGCTCATCTGTTTATAACTTCATCTTTACCCCTTAATTCTATTATCCCCTAAACCCTTGAAGACTATTTTTATTCAATCTGTCCATCCCCACCCCCCCATCATTTACACTATGATCATATTGTCTCTTACCCTCCTCTTACAATGTCATTAGTTTTTGCTCACTGAATATATCCTCATAGCTCATTTATCTTACCTCTGATTACTCATCTGCCATCACTATTTAAGCATTACAGTATGACAATATTGTAATTCATTCCATCAATCTCCAAATACCAACAAAATGTATTTTGTTGGCATTTCTATATGTATTTTCATAAAAGCCTTTTTTTCCTTGTTGGTTTTTGTTTTTAAAAACATGGGGCCATGTGGTTGCACGGCTCTGAACTCTTTCCTGTAAGTCCTGAACAGTTTAAAGCATTTCTCCGTTCATGTACGTGTGACCTCGCTCAAACTACATGGGGCTGAAGTACATTTATTGCATGCAGAATATTATTTAATCCCAACAGGGCCATGGCAATCTTTTTTTTCATCTTTTTAGTGCCACTGTAATACACATACAAGTTTATAACTAATCTTACCAGAAGAGTTGAGTAGTGAAATAATGTCTTGACTCACAAACACAATAATACAATTACATATCTTAACCAACCTTTATCTAATGCAGACTTGACCAAACATTACAAAATAAATTTTTCACAAACTTCATCATTTTGTCTGTCAAAaactttataaatatatatgactaTTATTTGTCATACACACACAATGATCAAAATCTGCACACCAAATGTCTACCAGTCTATATAAAAATTCAAATAAATTAATTTAGTGTGCATTTCTTTATTTTGACCCTTGCATACGATAAAATGATCACTGGCAAACAATGTTGCTGAACTTTTATATGCAAGATCACAATTGAGAAAATGtaaaattataaataaaaaagGTAAGTTACTCTTACCAATGTGCACTTTGGGGGAGTGTGCATATGTATGTGTACACCCTACCTCAGAATCAAATCTTCCTTGGCCTactaaatacaaaaaatataaatagcctATCATATACTTGATAATTGGCCAACATTGGACATACCCCATTAGAAACCTCTACAGATATACAGAATGGTTGACCGACTCCTCCCTCCTGCTCCGTTGTGTACGTCACTCCAGGCCGAAGTTCGTTGAGGCACATAACTGCATTCTTAGGCTGCACATACCTCCGGATCTTAAGATTCTTGGCTCCTGGCACCTTCTTTCTCTTGATCTTGATGCCTGCCACCACATATTAATTGAAAGGTCGCAACACACTTGCCATTGACATGAAAATCAACGTGTCTTAGCTTGCAAGTGAATACAACAAGATACCAAGTTGAGATCTTTAAGCAAAGTTAAGGCTATTGGGCATAAAACATCTCCCCACTCAATGTGTGTTCAGATTTGCATGCCAGATTGTAATATAATAAATTTAGGTGGAATGACTGGGTAGGATTCAGTACCTGGCGTACTTCCCACCTCAGTCAGACATCCATGACAAGTGTGGGCAACACGATTCAATTAAAGTCTCTGAAAATGTCTCTACGACTGTTACGTATGCACCCAGCCTCATGCATGGCAGCCAACGAGGGACCTCTTGCTCAATCCCATTCTGAACCCAAAGACAAACGTACACACAACTTTGCTAAAAGCAAAGTACCGTAACAACAGAATCCCCCGCTGGCTTTCTGGAGTGCTACAATTAACTAATGTCGTGAGGAGACATAACAGGTCATGGGACCAAAGATGACCTTGCGCGGCCATCAAACTAGCCCGCTGTCAAAACAAAGAAGAGTGCCAATAAATAACATGCCAATTAATTTACTTGAATAAAAATTATATCCTCTATTTAAGAAACCCTCTCCCTTTGGAAAAATACAGCTGTATAAACAGCTAATCCAGTACACTGAGAAGTTGCAAAAACTAAAATAAAGTGAAAAACAAAATTACTTTCTTAAATTGTACAAACTAAAATCTGTTTCTAAAACTAGACACCAACTTCTAACTCAAAACATCCTTCTGTTAAGTGTAAAATGAAACAGCTCGATGCAAAAAAATTACTCTGCCTAACAATAGCTCGAAAATCCAGGTTACAAGCCTTTGTTATTTATCAATGGAAAATGGTTAAAAGGTAAACAAAGCATTACTTaagaaatataattttttttaacaaacttTGAGCTAATCTTACATAAATATTTTTTACCCTAAAATTTGAAGACTGAAAAATTAACATAATCCTAAACTCATTAGCGATTAGCAAGAGAAGTTCTCCCCCATTTCAAGAGATTCTGCCTGGGAAGCATTAAACTAAGGAGTTAATCAACATGCTTGAAACATCATATCTTCCCTACCTCCTGGCTTCTCCCAGGGACGTTTCCTGTTTTCTGGCTGCTGTTCTCCCTCTTGCATTGAGGTGTCACTATCAGACACGGGAACCTGAAAAAATGCACTCCATTAAACATGGACAAAGAGAGAAAGCAAATAACTGAAGGGATTGGAAAAGTGGGATGAAAGGTGTTATCAAAGTGtaaggagaaaggggggggggggtcagagacACTATGAGGAAAGGAAGAGGGAAGTagaaggaaaagagagagagcatGTTTTGTCACTTGAGGCATAACTCACATCATACTGACCATGTAATTGGTATCCGATAATATTTACCCCACATTCTTTCACAACTTAGGGTTACCACCATCAGTTTCATAAACCTCTCCTCATCTTCACCTACTGATCACCTCATGCTGGTTACATTATCATAACCCTTGTGATACAGCTTTTGACCAGACATGGTTGGCAACACCATCAGCCAGGTTATTGAGTCCCAACTAGCAACAACTTATAGTCCCTATAATTTGCACATAGCCTTTATGGACAAAGTTAAGGCTCAAAATATGATTAGATTTCTAAATCAGCAGAGATCTTTCTATTAACCTCTTAGCTGTGACACCATTTTTGGCCTCACCTCAACCAAGGatagaaaattattttaaaatgttATTACCTGTATATATATTTAGTAATAAACATGTTTTCCTAGCTGTGCAATCAAACAAAAATAAACAAGGTAAGCAGAGAAGAATGGAGAATAAGTGCAAAACTTAAATAAAGGAAAGGGAGAAATATAGGTGAACCAAATTACACGTAAAGAAatagaacacggccacacagccaA contains:
- the LOC123755311 gene encoding double-stranded RNA-specific editase 1 isoform X1 → MRGRGRGRGNWRSPAQSGDLQEGSVNNQQPSSMDFYQDNLPAPMDSKMDVGNEVIWQTTGNVRMNLPKVPVSDSDTSMQEGEQQPENRKRPWEKPGGIKIKRKKVPGAKNLKIRRYVQPKNAVMCLNELRPGVTYTTEQEGGVGQPFCISVEVSNGTETQKYRGFGSSKQLAKQAAAEAALISFVKPPVTANSTENQEEDKTPWATLASFAIYKLFNDWREGRVGMCPPPAQPYGTAVPPAFLNQPVGGSAVKEESPQAAAFAEAICAHLGGRAPNTPATDAKPDTNLSFQSTEPVKVPNPAKQVPENAAGMHPVMVLHQMKPAVQYSVSQTMRESKPFFTVSAEIDGKEFTGEGEVNKNIFKLLI
- the LOC123755311 gene encoding double-stranded RNA-specific editase 1 isoform X5 produces the protein MRGRGRGRGNWRSPAQSGDLQEGSVNNQQPSSMDFYQDNLPAPMDSKMDVGNEVPVSDSDTSMQEGEQQPENRKRPWEKPGGIKIKRKKVPGAKNLKIRRYVQPKNAVMCLNELRPGVTYTTEQEGGVGQPFCISVEVSNGTETQKYRGFGSSKQLAKQAAAEAALISFVKPPVTANSTENQEEDKTPWATLASFAIYKLFNDWREGRVGMCPPPAQPYGTAVPPAFLNQPVGGSAVKEESPQAAAFAEAICAHLGGRAPNTPATDAKPDTNLSFQSTEPVKVPNPAKQVPENAAGMHPVMVLHQMKPAVQYSVSQTMRESKPFFTVSAEIDGKEFTGEGEVNKNIFKLLI
- the LOC123755311 gene encoding double-stranded RNA-specific editase 1 isoform X4; translated protein: MRGRGRGRGNWRSPAQSGDLQEGSVNNQQPSSMDFYQDNLPAPMDSKMDVGNEVPVSDSDTSMQEGEQQPENRKRPWEKPGGIKIKRKKVPGAKNLKIRRYVQPKNAVMCLNELRPGVTYTTEQEGGVGQPFCISVEVSNGTETQKYRGFGSSKQLAKQAAAEAALISFVKPPVTANSTENQEEDKTPWATLASFAIYKLFNDWREGRVGMCPPPAQPYGTAVPPGFQAFLNQPVGGSAVKEESPQAAAFAEAICAHLGGRAPNTPATDAKPDTNLSFQSTEPVKVPNPAKQVPENAAGMHPVMVLHQMKPAVQYSVSQTMRESKPFFTVSAEIDGKEFTGEGEVNKNIFKLLI
- the LOC123755311 gene encoding double-stranded RNA-specific editase 1 isoform X2 yields the protein MRGRGRGRGNWRSPAQSGDLQEGSVNNQQPSSMDFYQDNLPAPMDSKMDVGNEVIWQTTGNVRMNLPKVPVSDSDTSMQEGEQQPENRKRPWEKPGGIKIKRKKVPGAKNLKIRRYVQPKNAVMCLNELRPGVTYTTEQEGGVGQPFCISVEVSNGTETQKYRGFGSSKQLAKQAAAEAALISFVKPPVTANSTENQEEDKTPWATLASFAIYKLFNDWREGRVGMCPPPAQPYGTAVPPGFQAFLNQPVGGSAVKEESPQAAAFAEAICAHLGGRAPNTPATDAKSTEPVKVPNPAKQVPENAAGMHPVMVLHQMKPAVQYSVSQTMRESKPFFTVSAEIDGKEFTGEGEVNKNIFKLLI
- the LOC123755311 gene encoding double-stranded RNA-specific editase 1 isoform X6, producing the protein MDFYQDNLPAPMDSKMDVGNEVIWQTTGNVRMNLPKVPVSDSDTSMQEGEQQPENRKRPWEKPGGIKIKRKKVPGAKNLKIRRYVQPKNAVMCLNELRPGVTYTTEQEGGVGQPFCISVEVSNGTETQKYRGFGSSKQLAKQAAAEAALISFVKPPVTANSTENQEEDKTPWATLASFAIYKLFNDWREGRVGMCPPPAQPYGTAVPPGFQAFLNQPVGGSAVKEESPQAAAFAEAICAHLGGRAPNTPATDAKPDTNLSFQSTEPVKVPNPAKQVPENAAGMHPVMVLHQMKPAVQYSVSQTMRESKPFFTVSAEIDGKEFTGEGEVNKNIFKLLI
- the LOC123755311 gene encoding double-stranded RNA-specific editase 1 isoform X8, with product MRGRGRGRGNWRSPAQSGDLQEGSVNNQQPSSMDFYQDNLPAPMDSKMDVGNEVIWQTTGNVRMNLPKVPVSDSDTSMQEGEQQPENRKRPWEKPGGIKIKRKKVPGAKNLKIRRYVQPKNAVMCLNELRPGVTYTTEQEGGVGQPFCISVEVSNGTETQKYRGFGSSKQLAKQAAAEAALISFVKPPVTANSTENQEEDKTPWATLASFAIYKLFNDWREGRVGMCPPPAQPYGTAVPPGFQAFLNQPVGGSAVKEESPQAAAFAEAICAHLGGRAPNTPATDAKPDTNLSFQSTEPVKVPNPAKQVPENAAGMHPVMVLHQMKPAVQYSVSQTMRESKPFFTVSAEIDGKEFTGEGEDPNVKKAKFFLAKEAILGLYGVESTFETPA
- the LOC123755311 gene encoding double-stranded RNA-specific editase 1 isoform X3 gives rise to the protein MRGRGRGRGNWRSPAQSGDLQEGSVNNQQPSSMDFYQDNLPAPMDSKMDVGNEVIWQTTGNVRMNLPKVPVSDSDTSMQEGEQQPENRKRPWEKPGGIKIKRKKVPGAKNLKIRRYVQPKNAVMCLNELRPGVTYTTEQEGGVGQPFCISVEVSNGTETQKYRGFGSSKQLAKQAAAEAALISFVKPPVTANSTENQEEDKTPWATLASFAIYKLFNDWREGRVGMCPPPAQPYGTAVPPAFLNQPVGGSAVKEESPQAAAFAEAICAHLGGRAPNTPATDAKSTEPVKVPNPAKQVPENAAGMHPVMVLHQMKPAVQYSVSQTMRESKPFFTVSAEIDGKEFTGEGEVNKNIFKLLI
- the LOC123755311 gene encoding double-stranded RNA-specific editase 1 isoform X7; the protein is MDFYQDNLPAPMDSKMDVGNEVPVSDSDTSMQEGEQQPENRKRPWEKPGGIKIKRKKVPGAKNLKIRRYVQPKNAVMCLNELRPGVTYTTEQEGGVGQPFCISVEVSNGTETQKYRGFGSSKQLAKQAAAEAALISFVKPPVTANSTENQEEDKTPWATLASFAIYKLFNDWREGRVGMCPPPAQPYGTAVPPGFQAFLNQPVGGSAVKEESPQAAAFAEAICAHLGGRAPNTPATDAKPDTNLSFQSTEPVKVPNPAKQVPENAAGMHPVMVLHQMKPAVQYSVSQTMRESKPFFTVSAEIDGKEFTGEGEVNKNIFKLLI